In a single window of the Elaeis guineensis isolate ETL-2024a chromosome 8, EG11, whole genome shotgun sequence genome:
- the LOC105050890 gene encoding cation transport regulator-like protein 2, which produces MVLWVFGYGSLVWNPGFDFDEKIIGFIKDYRRVFDLACIDHRGTPENPARTCMLEARNGAVCWGAAYCVKGGIEKEKAAIQYLERRECEYDGKAYVDFYGEGDSLKPAATRVLVFISTLDKEANKYYLGPAPLEEMARQIATATGPCGNNRDYLFLLEKAMFGIGHEDNYVIELANEVRKVLRGLKEKRIVGSLIARKAHPPFMRVPSLPEATVVDLR; this is translated from the exons ATGGTGCTGTGGGTTTTTGGGTATGGTTCCCTGGTCTGGAACCCTGGTTTTGATTTCGATGAGAAAATAATTGGCTTCATTAAGGACTACAGGCGTGTTTTTGATCTGG CATGCATAGACCACAGAGGAACACCAGAAAATCCAGCTAGAACCTGCATGCTAGAGGCCAGAAATGGAGCGGTCTGT TGGGGTGCTGCATATTGTGTTAAAGGAGGCATAGAAAAGGAAAAGGCAGCAATACag TATTTGGAGAGAAGAGAGTGCGAGTATGACGGGAAAGCATATGTGGACTTCTATGGG GAGGGAGATTCTCTTAAGCCAGCTGCCACACGAGTTTTAGT TTTCATTTCCACGCTCGACAAGGAAGCTAACAAGTACTATCTAGGTCCAGCTCCCTTGGAAGAAATGGCAAG GCAAATTGCTACTGCAACTGGTCCTTGCGGGAATAATAGGGATTATCTCTTTTTGCTAGAGAAGGCGATGTTCGGCATAG GTCACGAAGACAATTATGTCATTGAGCTGGCAAATGAGGTGAGGAAGGTGCTTCGGGGGCTGAAGGAGAAGAGGATAGTCGGGTCCCTCATCGCACGCAAAGCCCATCCCCCTTTCATGCGCGTGCCCTCCCTTCCAGAAGCCACCGTCGTGGACTTGAGgtga
- the LOC105050890 gene encoding cation transport regulator-like protein 2 isoform X1: MVLWVFGYGSLVWNPGFDFDEKIIGFIKDYRRVFDLACIDHRGTPENPARTCMLEARNGAVCTLMRQWGAAYCVKGGIEKEKAAIQYLERRECEYDGKAYVDFYGEGDSLKPAATRVLVFISTLDKEANKYYLGPAPLEEMARQIATATGPCGNNRDYLFLLEKAMFGIGHEDNYVIELANEVRKVLRGLKEKRIVGSLIARKAHPPFMRVPSLPEATVVDLR; encoded by the exons ATGGTGCTGTGGGTTTTTGGGTATGGTTCCCTGGTCTGGAACCCTGGTTTTGATTTCGATGAGAAAATAATTGGCTTCATTAAGGACTACAGGCGTGTTTTTGATCTGG CATGCATAGACCACAGAGGAACACCAGAAAATCCAGCTAGAACCTGCATGCTAGAGGCCAGAAATGGAGCGGTCTGT ACTTTAATGCGTCAGTGGGGTGCTGCATATTGTGTTAAAGGAGGCATAGAAAAGGAAAAGGCAGCAATACag TATTTGGAGAGAAGAGAGTGCGAGTATGACGGGAAAGCATATGTGGACTTCTATGGG GAGGGAGATTCTCTTAAGCCAGCTGCCACACGAGTTTTAGT TTTCATTTCCACGCTCGACAAGGAAGCTAACAAGTACTATCTAGGTCCAGCTCCCTTGGAAGAAATGGCAAG GCAAATTGCTACTGCAACTGGTCCTTGCGGGAATAATAGGGATTATCTCTTTTTGCTAGAGAAGGCGATGTTCGGCATAG GTCACGAAGACAATTATGTCATTGAGCTGGCAAATGAGGTGAGGAAGGTGCTTCGGGGGCTGAAGGAGAAGAGGATAGTCGGGTCCCTCATCGCACGCAAAGCCCATCCCCCTTTCATGCGCGTGCCCTCCCTTCCAGAAGCCACCGTCGTGGACTTGAGgtga